One Luteolibacter flavescens DNA segment encodes these proteins:
- a CDS encoding SGNH/GDSL hydrolase family protein translates to MKWLLLPFLLLFASCAGHAREPQVPAALRAELAKTWPHNRTIHLVFHGHSVPAGYHRTPEVKPFDSYPLMALGKIQKAHPHAVINSIVTAIGGEDSVKGAARFEKDVLTLRPDIVFIDYALNDRRVPVEDVEKAWRSMARAAKKKGVPVVFLTPTGSRGAQIDSPDEPLEIRAAIIRKVAAEEGVLLADVWAAWKAELKRGVKQDRLLAQANHPNRKGHEIAAKVIADLF, encoded by the coding sequence ATGAAGTGGCTGCTCCTTCCATTCCTCCTGCTCTTCGCAAGCTGCGCCGGGCACGCCCGCGAACCGCAGGTCCCCGCGGCATTGCGCGCGGAACTGGCGAAAACGTGGCCGCACAACCGCACCATCCACCTCGTCTTCCACGGCCACAGCGTGCCTGCGGGGTATCACCGCACGCCGGAGGTGAAGCCCTTCGACTCCTACCCTCTGATGGCCCTGGGGAAGATCCAGAAGGCGCATCCCCATGCGGTGATCAATTCCATCGTCACGGCGATCGGCGGCGAGGACAGCGTGAAGGGCGCGGCGAGATTCGAGAAAGACGTGCTCACGCTGCGGCCGGACATCGTCTTCATCGACTACGCGCTGAACGATCGCCGCGTGCCCGTGGAGGACGTGGAGAAAGCATGGCGGTCCATGGCGCGCGCCGCGAAGAAGAAGGGCGTGCCCGTGGTCTTCCTGACACCCACCGGCTCGCGGGGAGCACAGATCGATTCACCTGACGAGCCGCTGGAAATCCGCGCCGCCATCATCCGCAAGGTGGCCGCGGAGGAAGGCGTGCTGCTGGCTGACGTGTGGGCCGCGTGGAAGGCCGAGCTGAAGCGCGGCGTGAAGCAGGACAGGCTGCTCGCCCAGGCGAATCACCCGAACCGCAAGGGGCACGAGATCGCGGCAAAGGTGATCGCGGACCTCTTCTGA
- a CDS encoding rhodanese-like domain-containing protein — MKIAAALALLALATPLSAAEAPAPVKIEQTEKHLADGAQLLDVRTQEEWDEGHIKGAKFVPIAKDGFLEGAKAALDPKKPVLVYCKSGGRSARAAKQLREAGFTVHDLAGGITAWKKAGKPVQK, encoded by the coding sequence ATGAAAATCGCAGCCGCTCTCGCCCTCCTCGCCCTCGCCACTCCCCTGTCCGCCGCGGAGGCACCCGCTCCCGTGAAGATCGAGCAGACGGAGAAGCATCTCGCCGACGGTGCCCAGCTCCTCGACGTGCGCACGCAGGAAGAGTGGGATGAGGGCCACATCAAGGGCGCGAAATTCGTGCCCATCGCGAAGGACGGCTTTCTCGAAGGGGCCAAGGCGGCGCTCGATCCGAAGAAGCCGGTGCTCGTCTATTGCAAGTCCGGTGGCCGTAGCGCCCGTGCCGCGAAGCAGCTCCGCGAGGCTGGCTTCACCGTGCATGACCTCGCCGGCGGCATCACCGCGTGGAAGAAGGCGGGCAAGCCGGTGCAGAAATGA
- the tilS gene encoding tRNA lysidine(34) synthetase TilS yields the protein MPVPEIPWFQSASRRRRYLAGISGGADSVALLHLLHRAGFRDVVVCHLDHGLRGQASAGDARFVEKLAASLGYPCESGKADVQAMIRETGDSLETAARDARHAFFAACSRKHRCPRLLLAHHADDQAETILWNLLRGSRGLSGMRAEQVLQMDGKPVECLRPLLTMRRDELLAWLVSEKIAWREDASNAEPIAARNRLRNEALPLLSDIARRDITALLNRAADSSDELRVIERWAVEQAAALDPQGRLHVPRLRTLPREVQSACLYDYLRTSGVPELSRDLVARGLTLLDADGPPAVNLPGDRVLRRRAGRIFIV from the coding sequence GTGCCTGTGCCGGAGATTCCCTGGTTCCAGTCCGCCTCCAGGCGGCGGCGCTACCTTGCGGGCATTTCCGGCGGGGCGGACTCGGTGGCGCTGCTTCACCTATTGCATCGCGCTGGCTTCCGGGATGTCGTGGTCTGCCATCTCGACCATGGCCTGCGCGGCCAGGCGTCGGCGGGGGATGCGCGATTCGTGGAGAAGCTCGCGGCCTCGCTCGGCTACCCGTGTGAATCCGGCAAGGCGGACGTGCAGGCGATGATCCGTGAAACGGGCGACTCGCTCGAGACCGCCGCCCGCGATGCCCGCCATGCCTTTTTCGCAGCCTGCTCCCGGAAGCACCGCTGCCCGCGACTGCTGCTCGCGCATCACGCCGATGACCAGGCGGAGACCATCCTGTGGAATCTCCTGCGCGGCAGCCGCGGCCTCTCCGGCATGCGCGCGGAGCAGGTGCTCCAGATGGACGGCAAGCCGGTGGAATGTCTGAGGCCGCTCCTGACGATGCGACGCGATGAGTTGCTCGCCTGGCTCGTATCCGAAAAGATCGCGTGGCGCGAGGACGCGTCGAATGCGGAACCCATTGCCGCACGGAATCGCCTCCGCAATGAAGCGCTGCCCCTGCTCTCGGACATCGCACGACGGGATATCACCGCCTTGCTGAATCGTGCGGCAGACTCCTCGGACGAGCTGCGCGTGATCGAGCGATGGGCCGTGGAGCAAGCGGCGGCGCTCGATCCGCAGGGTCGCCTGCACGTGCCACGGCTGCGCACGCTGCCGCGCGAGGTCCAGTCGGCGTGCTTGTACGATTACCTTCGTACTTCCGGCGTCCCGGAGCTGTCGCGCGATCTCGTCGCGCGCGGCCTCACGCTGCTCGATGCAGACGGGCCGCCCGCGGTCAATCTGCCGGGCGACCGGGTACTCCGCCGGAGGGCGGGCAGGATCTTCATCGTGTAG
- the tdh gene encoding L-threonine 3-dehydrogenase codes for MKALVKATAGPGLEMMDVPMPEVGPMDVLIKIKKTSICGTDVHIWKWDAWAERTIPVPMHVGHEFCGVVEAVGEGVTDIVPGELVSGEGHIVCGRCRNCLAGRRHLCPETLGVGVNRPGAFAEYLSIPYRNVYKVDPSIPEEVISCFDPLGNAVHTALSWDLVAEDVLITGAGPIGCMAAAVCRFAGARHVVVTDVNPWRLELAKKLGATRTVNVAEESLSDAMKSLGMKEGFDVALEMSGHPSGLNDILNHTSNGAKVSLLGIFPDKVAIDWDKVIFKGLVLKGIYGREMFETWYKMSSMIRAGLDISPVITHRFPIADFKKGFETMMSGQSGKVVLEWD; via the coding sequence ATGAAAGCGCTCGTCAAAGCCACCGCCGGTCCCGGACTCGAAATGATGGACGTCCCGATGCCCGAAGTGGGCCCCATGGACGTGCTCATCAAGATCAAGAAGACCTCCATCTGCGGCACCGACGTCCACATCTGGAAGTGGGACGCCTGGGCAGAGCGCACCATCCCGGTGCCGATGCACGTGGGCCATGAATTCTGCGGCGTGGTCGAGGCGGTGGGCGAAGGCGTGACCGACATCGTCCCCGGCGAACTCGTCTCCGGTGAAGGCCACATCGTCTGCGGCCGCTGCCGCAACTGCCTCGCGGGCCGCCGCCACCTCTGCCCGGAGACGCTGGGCGTGGGCGTGAATCGCCCGGGTGCCTTTGCCGAGTATCTTTCCATCCCGTATCGCAACGTCTACAAGGTCGATCCCTCGATCCCGGAGGAGGTCATCTCGTGCTTCGACCCGCTGGGCAATGCCGTCCACACCGCGCTCTCCTGGGACCTGGTGGCGGAGGACGTGCTCATCACCGGTGCCGGCCCCATCGGCTGCATGGCCGCGGCCGTCTGCCGCTTCGCAGGTGCCCGCCACGTGGTGGTGACGGACGTGAATCCCTGGCGCCTGGAGCTCGCGAAGAAGCTCGGTGCCACCCGCACCGTGAACGTCGCCGAGGAGTCCCTGTCCGACGCGATGAAGTCGCTGGGCATGAAGGAAGGCTTCGACGTGGCGCTGGAAATGTCCGGCCACCCATCGGGCCTGAATGACATCCTCAACCACACCTCGAATGGCGCGAAGGTCTCCCTGCTCGGCATCTTCCCGGACAAGGTGGCCATCGACTGGGACAAGGTCATTTTCAAAGGCCTCGTCCTGAAGGGCATCTACGGCCGCGAGATGTTCGAGACGTGGTACAAGATGAGCAGCATGATCCGCGCGGGCCTGGATATCTCGCCGGTGATCACGCACCGCTTCCCCATCGCCGACTTCAAGAAGGGCTTCGAGACGATGATGTCCGGTCAATCCGGCAAGGTGGTGCTGGAGTGGGATTGA
- a CDS encoding acyltransferase family protein — protein sequence MSAPRNTQLDGWRAFAVLGVMWLHWAPREWRGALPFEIGLYFFLTLTGFLITRVLLRDRDAGEKLQKPWRKMATRHFLKRRAIRILIPCYAAMAFAWICAAPDMRAHPWVYLTHVSNLHMAYLPDYPSGTAHYWTLAIQMQFYFLWPLLIFFSPRRMLAPLLTGFVMLAPLSRWVLLHHFPEIPHPGAISTCAADYFAVGALLALAMERGMQPGDCRVRIAGWIAFASYVILYCLDEADRSVPGLRHFQQTFVSILFAALISATLHGFTGPLGRILEHPVAQHIGRISYGLYLFHTTVPLALGTVMPILWHPVFEHPTFHGPLLGVRLIFFALASWGVAWLCWRYLEQPLDRFRQPSRAA from the coding sequence TTGTCCGCACCGCGAAACACCCAACTGGATGGCTGGCGCGCCTTCGCCGTGCTGGGCGTGATGTGGCTGCACTGGGCACCGCGGGAGTGGCGCGGGGCGCTGCCTTTCGAGATCGGCCTCTACTTCTTCCTCACGCTCACCGGCTTCCTCATCACCCGCGTGCTGCTGCGGGACCGGGATGCCGGGGAAAAGCTGCAGAAGCCGTGGCGGAAGATGGCCACGCGGCACTTCCTGAAGCGCCGCGCCATCCGCATCCTCATCCCGTGCTACGCCGCCATGGCCTTCGCCTGGATCTGCGCGGCCCCGGACATGCGCGCACACCCGTGGGTGTATCTGACCCATGTCTCAAATCTCCACATGGCCTACCTGCCCGACTATCCCTCGGGCACGGCACACTACTGGACGCTGGCGATCCAGATGCAGTTCTACTTCCTGTGGCCGCTGCTGATCTTCTTCTCTCCACGGCGGATGCTGGCTCCCCTGCTGACGGGCTTCGTGATGCTGGCCCCGCTGAGCCGCTGGGTGCTGCTCCACCATTTCCCCGAGATCCCGCACCCCGGTGCGATCTCCACCTGCGCCGCGGACTACTTCGCCGTGGGGGCGCTGCTCGCGCTGGCGATGGAGCGCGGAATGCAGCCGGGCGATTGCCGGGTGCGCATCGCCGGGTGGATCGCCTTCGCCTCCTACGTGATACTCTACTGCCTGGATGAGGCGGACCGCTCCGTGCCCGGGCTGCGGCACTTCCAGCAGACCTTTGTCTCCATTCTCTTCGCCGCGCTGATCTCCGCGACGCTCCACGGCTTCACCGGCCCGCTGGGGAGAATTCTGGAGCACCCGGTGGCGCAGCACATCGGCCGGATCAGCTACGGGCTTTACCTCTTTCACACCACCGTGCCGCTCGCGCTGGGCACCGTGATGCCGATCCTGTGGCACCCCGTCTTCGAGCATCCCACCTTCCACGGCCCGCTGCTCGGCGTTCGGCTCATCTTCTTCGCGCTCGCCTCGTGGGGCGTGGCGTGGCTGTGCTGGCGCTACCTGGAGCAGCCTTTGGACCGATTCCGCCAACCGTCCCGCGCGGCTTAG
- a CDS encoding P-II family nitrogen regulator, which translates to MKKIEAIIKPFKLEEVKEALAEVGVQGMTVTEVKGFGRQKGHTEIYRGSEYTVDFLPKVKIEIVVDDAQAGGVAEAIVKSANTGKIGDGKVFISTIEEAIRIRTGETGSSAVAVN; encoded by the coding sequence ATGAAGAAAATCGAAGCGATCATCAAACCGTTCAAGTTGGAGGAAGTGAAAGAAGCCCTTGCCGAAGTCGGTGTGCAGGGCATGACCGTGACTGAAGTGAAGGGCTTCGGCCGTCAAAAAGGCCACACGGAAATCTACCGCGGCTCCGAGTACACCGTGGACTTCCTTCCCAAAGTGAAGATCGAAATCGTGGTGGACGACGCGCAGGCCGGCGGCGTGGCCGAGGCCATTGTGAAGAGCGCGAACACCGGCAAGATTGGTGACGGCAAGGTCTTCATCTCCACGATCGAGGAAGCCATCCGCATCCGCACCGGCGAGACCGGTTCGTCCGCGGTTGCCGTGAACTGA
- a CDS encoding transglutaminase domain-containing protein → MRFFLPLLGLAAAALGAPTDDFITAAKAKHGEAGERAAKFLTEHMPAKDRESLSADFLSDNLNLAFQAREEFPWAKQVPEEIFLNDVLPYAVFDETREEWRKDFLEKARPLVKDAKTATDAVQALNREFFKIINVHYNTGRKAPNQSPSESIAINKATCTGLSIILVDACRAVGIPARATGTPLWANERGNHTWVEVWDGGWHFTGADEYDNDGLNRGWFVNDAAQAKADEPKYAIYSTSWKKDGLSFPMVWAPGSQAVAAVNVTATYAKAPEAAPLAKLGVRIFQKKGGERLAVPLTLLDENGKKIGEAETKAGTADLNDMPRFELKPGAKGWLRFSKDGELREMAYGPLEKGDPTVDASWEEMAPVPCAVSTVEVWLSSDRKGDDLPGDLSKTDAARVTKLLAADRSAALAGERKDELEKKAITVDGKTLRWLEKTFGEAPADGRSLWISMHGGGSAPPRVNDQQWQNQIRLYEPAEGIYIAPRAPTDTWNLWHESHIDPMFQRLIEDHVALRGVNPNKIYLMGYSAGGDGVWQLAPRMADRYAAAAMMAGHPNEASLLGLRNLPFAIFMGGNDAAYDRNKIAAAKTAELDQLAKDDPGAYVHMSRIYEGLPHWMNRKDAEGVPWMAGFTRNPWPKKIVWLQDDITHDRFYWLKITDKAAAKAGEKIVATVEGQTIRLEGDVPAKTELRLSDELVDLDQPVKVIVNGKQVHDGKVARTATAIRTTLQERLDAPAAASAVLVLP, encoded by the coding sequence ATGCGATTTTTCCTTCCCCTGCTCGGGCTGGCGGCCGCAGCGCTCGGCGCGCCGACCGACGACTTCATCACCGCCGCGAAGGCGAAACACGGCGAGGCCGGCGAGCGCGCCGCCAAGTTCCTCACGGAACACATGCCGGCCAAGGACCGCGAGTCGCTCTCCGCGGACTTCCTGTCGGACAATCTGAACCTCGCCTTCCAGGCTCGCGAGGAATTCCCGTGGGCGAAGCAGGTGCCGGAGGAGATCTTCCTCAATGACGTGCTGCCCTACGCGGTCTTTGACGAGACACGCGAGGAGTGGCGGAAGGACTTCCTGGAGAAGGCACGCCCGCTGGTGAAGGACGCGAAGACGGCGACCGATGCGGTGCAGGCGCTGAACCGCGAGTTCTTCAAGATCATCAACGTCCACTACAATACCGGTCGCAAGGCGCCGAACCAGAGTCCGAGCGAGTCGATCGCGATCAACAAGGCGACCTGCACCGGCCTCTCGATCATCCTGGTGGATGCGTGTCGCGCGGTGGGCATCCCGGCCCGCGCCACCGGCACGCCGCTGTGGGCGAACGAGCGCGGGAATCACACTTGGGTGGAAGTGTGGGACGGCGGCTGGCACTTCACCGGTGCCGACGAGTATGACAACGACGGGCTGAATCGCGGGTGGTTCGTGAACGATGCGGCGCAGGCCAAGGCGGACGAGCCGAAGTATGCGATCTACTCGACCTCGTGGAAGAAGGACGGCCTTTCCTTCCCGATGGTCTGGGCACCGGGCAGCCAGGCAGTGGCAGCGGTGAATGTGACCGCGACCTACGCGAAGGCCCCCGAGGCGGCCCCGCTGGCAAAGCTGGGCGTGCGGATTTTCCAGAAGAAGGGCGGCGAGCGCCTGGCGGTGCCGCTGACGCTGCTGGACGAGAACGGCAAGAAGATCGGCGAGGCCGAGACGAAGGCCGGTACGGCGGACCTGAATGACATGCCGCGCTTCGAGCTGAAGCCGGGCGCGAAGGGTTGGCTGCGATTCTCGAAGGACGGCGAGCTCCGCGAGATGGCCTACGGTCCGCTGGAAAAGGGCGACCCTACGGTGGACGCGAGCTGGGAGGAGATGGCCCCGGTGCCCTGCGCGGTCTCGACCGTGGAGGTGTGGCTTTCCTCGGACCGGAAGGGCGATGACCTGCCGGGCGACCTGAGCAAGACGGACGCCGCCCGCGTGACGAAGCTGCTGGCGGCCGATCGCTCGGCAGCACTGGCCGGAGAGCGGAAGGATGAGCTGGAGAAGAAGGCGATCACCGTGGATGGCAAGACGCTGCGCTGGCTGGAGAAGACCTTTGGCGAAGCCCCGGCGGACGGCCGCAGCCTGTGGATCTCCATGCACGGCGGTGGCAGCGCGCCGCCGCGGGTGAATGACCAGCAGTGGCAAAACCAGATCCGCCTCTACGAGCCCGCCGAGGGCATCTACATCGCGCCGCGCGCACCAACCGATACTTGGAACCTGTGGCACGAGAGCCACATCGACCCGATGTTCCAGCGCCTCATCGAGGACCACGTCGCACTGCGCGGCGTGAATCCGAACAAGATCTACCTGATGGGCTACTCGGCCGGCGGCGATGGCGTCTGGCAGCTCGCGCCGCGCATGGCGGACCGCTACGCCGCGGCGGCGATGATGGCGGGCCACCCGAACGAAGCCTCGCTGCTGGGCCTGCGGAATCTTCCCTTCGCGATCTTCATGGGCGGCAATGACGCGGCGTACGACCGCAACAAGATCGCCGCGGCGAAGACCGCCGAGCTGGACCAACTCGCGAAGGACGACCCGGGCGCGTATGTCCACATGTCCCGCATCTACGAGGGCCTGCCGCACTGGATGAATCGCAAGGACGCCGAGGGCGTGCCGTGGATGGCAGGCTTCACCCGCAATCCGTGGCCGAAGAAGATTGTCTGGCTACAGGACGACATCACACACGACCGCTTCTACTGGCTGAAGATCACGGACAAGGCGGCGGCGAAGGCCGGTGAAAAGATCGTGGCCACGGTGGAGGGACAGACCATCCGCCTGGAGGGCGATGTCCCTGCGAAGACGGAACTGCGGCTTTCCGACGAGCTGGTCGATCTGGACCAGCCGGTGAAGGTCATCGTGAATGGCAAGCAAGTGCACGACGGCAAGGTCGCCCGCACGGCGACCGCGATCCGCACGACGCTACAGGAACGCCTCGATGCCCCGGCTGCCGCCAGCGCGGTGCTGGTGCTGCCATAA
- a CDS encoding M14 family metallopeptidase, which produces MAFELLSFLAEFGALAGERGFTARTLCHTAAGPLVAWEKPGEGPAGYLSAGMHGDEPAGPWAALELLRQGAFDDGPWLVCPALNPTGLVAGTRHNAAGVDLNRDYWNRSTEEVQVHAAWLESLPCPRIFISLHEDWETSGFYFYEINLGDDLPDRAASILQAVEPWFPPEEGALIDGHEIRDTGWIYHAAEADLPGNWPEAIFLAKRGCPVSFTFETPSANCLQDRIAAHVAAAQAAAAFVSGS; this is translated from the coding sequence GTGGCCTTCGAGCTCCTGTCCTTCCTTGCCGAGTTCGGCGCGCTTGCCGGTGAACGTGGATTCACCGCGCGGACGCTGTGCCACACGGCAGCGGGACCGCTGGTGGCATGGGAAAAGCCGGGCGAAGGCCCCGCAGGCTACCTGTCCGCCGGGATGCATGGCGACGAACCGGCAGGACCTTGGGCCGCACTGGAACTGCTGAGGCAGGGCGCCTTTGACGATGGCCCGTGGCTCGTCTGCCCGGCCCTGAATCCCACCGGACTGGTCGCCGGCACCCGCCACAATGCCGCGGGCGTGGACCTGAACCGCGACTACTGGAACCGCAGTACCGAGGAGGTGCAGGTGCACGCGGCGTGGCTGGAATCGCTGCCCTGCCCGCGGATCTTCATCTCGCTCCACGAGGACTGGGAAACGAGCGGCTTCTACTTCTACGAGATCAATCTGGGGGACGATCTGCCGGACCGCGCAGCCTCCATCCTGCAAGCGGTGGAGCCGTGGTTCCCGCCGGAGGAGGGAGCGCTGATCGACGGCCACGAGATCCGCGACACCGGCTGGATCTACCACGCCGCGGAAGCGGACCTCCCGGGGAATTGGCCGGAGGCGATCTTCCTGGCAAAGCGCGGCTGCCCGGTCTCCTTCACCTTCGAGACGCCCAGCGCGAATTGCCTGCAAGACCGCATCGCCGCCCACGTCGCGGCAGCACAGGCGGCGGCGGCATTCGTCAGCGGATCCTGA
- a CDS encoding serine/threonine protein phosphatase gives MKELKDGIRAHVRLDWTGNVHKRFRGTDADKRYANEVAVLKVLQERGCPYVPKLVEEHPDELYFVSTSCGQPAPTISKERADQLFADLERDYGVRHLDAEPRNITYDARAGRFCIIDFELAEILPWPAPGGD, from the coding sequence ATGAAGGAACTGAAGGACGGCATCCGCGCCCACGTGCGGCTCGATTGGACGGGAAACGTGCACAAGCGCTTCCGCGGCACCGATGCGGACAAGCGCTACGCCAACGAGGTGGCCGTGCTGAAAGTCCTGCAGGAACGCGGCTGCCCCTACGTACCGAAGCTGGTGGAAGAGCATCCGGACGAACTCTACTTCGTCTCCACGAGCTGCGGCCAGCCGGCCCCGACGATCTCGAAGGAGCGGGCCGACCAGCTCTTCGCCGATCTGGAACGCGACTATGGCGTCCGCCATCTGGACGCGGAGCCGCGGAACATCACCTACGACGCCCGGGCAGGACGCTTCTGCATCATCGACTTCGAGCTGGCGGAGATCCTGCCGTGGCCTGCACCTGGTGGGGATTGA
- the mgtE gene encoding magnesium transporter, with translation MPDDEAKLPLDELMRAIEAADCSVIRELAEEMHYADLAQAYQEIEEEQRDLFLKTIGPEKAADMVVELPDSMIEQALGAFSPSELKVLFHELSDDDRVDILQDVGDEARQRFLGLLGPEDEELTRSLLKYEHDTAGGRMTTRIGRVFVHQTVKQAIEMLRRGQESTETLSRIFVVDQKGRLLGKLRFRDLAFNTWDTPVRDIMREIGTERVLATADQEEAANMLLKYDLIALPVVDEFDHLLGIVTHDDAMEILQEESTEDIEKIAGIGGEQSEETYLNTTILTHFRRRAGWLTGLAFVSILSGYVMMRFGSILSQVFLLSLFLPMVVAAGGNTGGQASTMVIRAMSLGEINPGAAGEVAWKELRTGFFLGALLGLCMALFTMVLLPFFHLPLPPGMSLAKVALAVAVALTTQVTSATFLGSLLPLGARAVKLDPAVVSAPAIAAIVDVSGMVIYFSVARAILGL, from the coding sequence ATGCCGGACGACGAAGCCAAACTGCCACTCGACGAGCTCATGCGAGCCATCGAGGCGGCGGATTGCAGCGTCATCCGGGAATTGGCCGAGGAGATGCACTATGCCGACCTCGCCCAGGCCTATCAGGAGATCGAGGAGGAACAGCGCGACCTCTTCCTGAAGACCATCGGCCCGGAAAAGGCGGCCGACATGGTGGTGGAGCTGCCGGACTCGATGATCGAGCAGGCACTCGGGGCCTTCAGCCCGTCCGAGCTGAAGGTGCTCTTTCACGAGCTCTCCGACGATGACCGCGTGGACATCCTCCAGGACGTGGGCGATGAGGCACGGCAGCGCTTCCTGGGCCTGCTGGGGCCGGAGGATGAGGAGCTGACCCGCTCGCTGCTGAAATACGAGCACGATACGGCAGGCGGCCGCATGACCACGCGGATCGGCCGCGTCTTCGTCCACCAGACGGTGAAGCAGGCGATCGAGATGCTGCGCCGCGGGCAGGAGTCCACCGAGACGCTGAGCCGGATCTTCGTGGTGGATCAAAAGGGCAGGTTGCTCGGCAAGCTCCGCTTCCGCGACCTCGCCTTCAATACCTGGGACACCCCCGTGCGGGACATCATGCGCGAGATCGGCACGGAGCGCGTGCTGGCCACCGCGGACCAGGAAGAAGCGGCGAACATGCTGCTGAAGTACGACCTCATCGCGCTGCCCGTGGTCGATGAATTCGACCACCTGCTCGGCATCGTCACCCACGACGACGCGATGGAGATCCTCCAGGAGGAAAGCACGGAGGACATCGAAAAGATCGCCGGTATCGGTGGCGAGCAGTCCGAGGAGACGTATCTGAATACGACGATCCTCACCCACTTCCGCCGCCGTGCGGGGTGGCTCACCGGGCTGGCATTCGTGTCCATCCTCTCCGGCTATGTGATGATGCGCTTTGGCTCCATCCTCAGCCAGGTCTTCCTGCTCTCGCTCTTCCTGCCGATGGTGGTGGCGGCGGGCGGGAATACCGGCGGGCAGGCCTCGACCATGGTGATCCGCGCGATGTCGCTCGGGGAGATCAATCCCGGTGCCGCCGGGGAGGTCGCGTGGAAGGAGCTGCGCACCGGCTTCTTCCTCGGCGCGCTGCTGGGGCTGTGCATGGCGCTCTTCACCATGGTGCTGCTGCCCTTCTTCCACCTGCCGCTACCTCCGGGGATGAGCTTGGCAAAGGTGGCGCTCGCGGTAGCCGTGGCACTCACCACGCAGGTCACCTCCGCGACATTCCTCGGCTCGCTGCTGCCCCTCGGTGCGCGGGCGGTGAAGCTGGACCCGGCGGTGGTCTCGGCCCCGGCCATCGCCGCGATCGTCGACGTATCGGGGATGGTCATTTATTTCTCCGTGGCACGCGCCATTCTGGGCTTATGA
- a CDS encoding nuclear transport factor 2 family protein → MSTRAELTRRCFEAYEKKDRSLIEPILADDFTFSSPIDDRISRESYFARCWPNSKHAGTFGIEKLLEDGDDVVVTYLATDKAGARFRNTEVFTFRGDQVVHVQVYFGSDTAESASREEIESVIARWNDGICRKDVALVAAQVDGDPVGYYLAPPLVADEPLEENLAGWFDTFDGPLHQELRDLQVKASGPVAWAHALAHLNGTKKSGERTDLWFRLTMGLEKSADAWKIRHLHESVPFLMDGSDKAALDLKP, encoded by the coding sequence ATGAGCACTCGCGCCGAACTCACCCGCCGTTGCTTCGAAGCCTACGAGAAAAAGGACCGCAGCCTCATCGAGCCGATCTTGGCCGATGACTTCACCTTCAGCAGCCCCATCGACGACAGGATCAGCCGGGAAAGCTACTTCGCCCGCTGCTGGCCGAATAGCAAGCACGCGGGCACCTTCGGAATCGAGAAGCTGCTGGAGGATGGGGATGACGTGGTGGTCACCTATCTGGCCACGGACAAGGCCGGGGCCCGGTTCCGGAATACGGAGGTCTTCACCTTTCGCGGCGACCAGGTGGTCCACGTGCAGGTGTATTTCGGCAGCGATACGGCGGAAAGCGCGAGCCGGGAGGAGATCGAATCCGTGATCGCCCGATGGAACGATGGCATCTGCCGGAAGGACGTGGCGCTGGTGGCGGCGCAAGTCGATGGCGATCCGGTGGGCTACTACCTCGCACCGCCCCTGGTGGCGGATGAGCCGCTGGAAGAAAACCTCGCCGGGTGGTTCGACACCTTCGACGGGCCGCTCCATCAGGAACTCCGCGACCTCCAGGTGAAGGCGTCCGGCCCGGTCGCATGGGCTCATGCTCTCGCGCATCTGAACGGCACGAAGAAATCGGGCGAGAGGACCGACCTGTGGTTCCGGCTGACGATGGGGCTGGAGAAGTCCGCCGATGCCTGGAAAATCCGCCACCTCCACGAGTCGGTGCCATTCCTGATGGATGGCAGTGACAAGGCGGCACTGGACCTGAAGCCCTGA
- a CDS encoding type II toxin-antitoxin system RelE/ParE family toxin — protein MRVEYHPAVAIELEEIRDHYESCSGHLGHDFIDEFERQVLMIAARPERWMVVRDDIRRSLMKRFPYQIHFRILPEDAIRVTVVKHRKRHPAYGMGRR, from the coding sequence ATGAGGGTGGAATATCACCCTGCGGTCGCAATCGAATTGGAAGAGATCCGTGATCACTACGAGAGCTGCTCCGGGCATCTCGGGCATGATTTCATCGATGAATTCGAGCGACAGGTCCTGATGATCGCTGCGCGACCCGAGCGTTGGATGGTGGTTCGTGACGATATCCGGCGTTCCCTGATGAAGCGTTTTCCCTACCAGATTCATTTCAGGATCTTACCGGAAGATGCGATCCGGGTCACGGTGGTGAAGCACCGTAAACGTCACCCCGCCTACGGCATGGGGCGCAGATAG
- a CDS encoding addiction module protein, with the protein MGIDQIAPEALRLPTRERALLAASLWESIGDPGLDDEMSDDDAIELALRRDAEIEAGAVTPLSHQELMQRLRS; encoded by the coding sequence ATGGGAATCGATCAGATTGCACCTGAAGCACTGCGCCTGCCGACCCGCGAGCGTGCTCTTTTGGCGGCATCCCTCTGGGAAAGCATCGGAGACCCCGGGCTGGATGACGAAATGAGTGACGACGACGCCATCGAACTCGCACTCCGACGCGACGCTGAGATCGAAGCAGGAGCAGTGACCCCACTCTCGCATCAGGAACTGATGCAGCGTCTGCGCTCATGA